The Leptospira sp. WS60.C2 genome includes the window TAAAATTTGCCAATATAAATAGAAACAACCAAGTAAGATCGTGAGAACAATGACAAAAATCTTCTTAAAGTCATTCCAATACTCCGCTCTTTCCGAATATTTATAGGAAGAAACATAAAATTTGTCATGGGACAAACCAGGACTGAGTGGATATTTAGCGTAAACACGGACAGCCAAAACATTCGGTTCATCAATTTTTAATAAATGATAAGGGATTTTATAAAATCGAATTTTATCACTATAGAGAGATTTATCATCTAATGGAACATTTGTATCGGTATCTAGGTGTAAACCTGTACCACCAATGAATTTTCCATTCCAATACACTGCGTCCGCCTGGCTGATTTGTCCTAGGCGTAACGTTAAATTTCTTGATTTGAATTTGTTTTGGATGTCATCACTTGTGATGGTAATCTCTGTTCGATACCATCCATATCCTTTATACTTTTGTAAGTATTCAGAAAAATTGGGAAAATATAACTCACCATCCCCATCGGAAACCTTGTCCCATCCTGTTTGGATCTGAAAACCAGAAATCCAACCCGTTCGAACAGATTCCTCCAAAATTGGTTGAGCGTATGCAAAACGATGTGCTTTGATTTCCCCTTCATCTTCATCCAAATATATATCATCTTCGGAATTTTCCACCACCTGCGGGGAATCTCCTGGTTTAAAACTCCATTTGTGAATCTCTTTTCCAAAAGAAGATTCTGAACGTAAATCTAAGATTTGATTGGTGAGTAAAACTTGTGCCGACAAGGGCAAAAGACAGAAAAGGAATAGGAAAGATAAAACAATCCCAGAAAAGAATCTTTTCGAAAAAACCATGTCAGAAATCGTATTCAAAAGATAAGGAACTGGCAAGTAGAAAACATTGGACAAAGTCAAAGTAGAGGGACTCAATTCCGATTTTTCGGGCATAGTGACAGCACCTAACGGAAAAAAGGTGGACATTTTTTTTGTTCACCCAGGTGACGAACTAGTCGTTGAATATGTGAAACGAAGGCCACGTCAAAGATCTTTAAAAATTCACGAAATCATCAGAAATCACAATTGGGATTTAGTAAAATGTAATGTGTTTGGTAAGTGTGGAGGTTGCACAGGGCAACACATCCCGTACGAAACACAACTCGAGCTCAAATTCAAACCCATTTTAGACAGTTTTTCCAAAGATTTAGGAATCTCCATCAATCCCATTCAAAAATCAGAAATTTACGCCTATCGTTCCCGAATGGATTTTTCTGTTTTTCCAGGTCCTACGATTGGACAAAGACAACGTGGGAATTTTCGAAATGTAGTTCCCATACAGGAATGTTCCATCCAATCAGAATGGGCGAACATTGCCTTAAAAGACGTACAAAATGTACTCAATGAATTCCCTGAAATCATCTGGGACAGAAGATCGGAAGAAGGTGGCCTAAAGTATTTGACCATCAGAAAAGCACAAAATACGAAAGATGGAATATTGATTTTTACATTTACAGATGGTTTTGAATCCCACCCGCTCATGGAAAAGTTTCGTGAGAAATGTAAATCATCTCTGGGACAACCATCCCTCCTCTTTTGTTACAATCGACCCAAATCAGAAGTTTCAGCGGTGGGCCGTCCTGAAATCCTAAGAGGGAAAGCAAGTTTCACTGAAGTAGTTTTGGGACATCAGTTCGATGTTCCGTTTGATTCTTTTTTCCAACCGAATCCAAATGGATTTTTACCAATTTTAAATTTTATCAAAGAACGAATCCAGGCTCACCCAAACCAAACGTTGATCGATTTATTTTGTGGGAATGGTTTTTTTTCTCTGTTATACGGAGAACATTTTCAACGTATAGAAGGATATGAACTCACCGAGTCTTCGATCGAGATTGCTTCTAGATTATTTACTAGTACCTACCCGTCCAAATCACACCAGTTTCAAGTGGCAAATTTATTTCTTTCAACTGACTTATTAAAGAAAAAGGAAAATGCTACTCTGATCCTTGACCCTCCCAGAGCTGGTGCAGGAAAACTAGTCAACCATTGGATCAGAGATTTTGGTCCTGAATTCGTATTCTATGTCTCTTGTAATCCTTACTCCCAGAAAGAAGATGTTCGAAGTTTTTTATCTGCCTACGACTATGTTGATGGCATTCTGATTGATCCCTATCCACACACTCCACATACAGAATCCGTTCTTTTCTTTCGCAGAAAACAAAGATAAAATCCCTTTATCGATTTTCCAATTCATCCGAAAGGAATATTGAGGGAATCATGAAAAAACGGACATCGATTTTATTTTTCTGCATTGTCATCTTGGGACAAATCGGATGTGCGAGTGTTATGGTATCCAATTGGGCTCCAGACGAATCTAACTTTAAATCAAGACCAGTAAGAGTATTACTTGGTTACGCCAGTGATGAAGAAATCTTCAAAACATCAGGTGAGATCATTGTCAAAGATGCAAATGAACTAACCATCAAAAAAGCTTACGATTTTTTATCTTTAAATCCAACGGCGATCAAAGCTCCCATATCCATTCACAGTAATGCAGAGTGGATTGATTACAAAGGAGTGAGTTACCGAGGTTCCATTTTACTTAAACCGATCGGTGGAAAAGTATTCATCATTAATGTAGTTCCCGTTGAATTGTATCTTTTATCTGTTGTCCCTTCAGAAGTGAGTGCCTCTTGGCCAAAAGAAGCACTCAAGGCACAAGCGATCTGTGCGAGAACTTATGTTGTCAAAGAAATGTTAAACCGCAAAAAACAAGAGTTTGATGTTGATACTTCCACAAACACACAAGTTTACAAAGGGAAAAACAAAGAACATAAAAATACAACGGAAGCAGTCTTTGAAACAGAAGGTTTAATACTCATACACAAAGGCCAACCGATTCAAAGTTTTTTCCACTCAAATGCAGGTGGATATACGGAAGATCCAGCAAATGTTTGGGGTAATCCAATTGAATATTTAAAACCAGTCCCTTCTGAATATGATAAAGATGGAGACCAATATTCTTGGGAAGAAAAGTGGAAAACCGACTTTATCAACAACAGCTTACGAGATTTAGGCGTGGGTGAGATCCAAGATATAATCGTTGCAAGTCGATTTCCAACTTCACGAGTCAATGAATTAGAAATCATAGGAACATCCGGAACCAAAAGAATCAAAGCCACTGAGTTTCGTAAGAAAATGGGAGCCACAAAACTCAAATCAACCAGATTTGGAATTCGTAAAGAAGATTCTGGAGACTTTTATGTCAAAGGATTAGGCTCAGGACACGGTGTAGGGATGTCACAATGGGGAAGTTTTGCCATGGCTAAAAGCCAATTCAACCATAAAGAAATTTTACAGCACTACTTCAAAGGAATCGAATTCGCAAGAATCGTTGCCAGATAAACGCTAGATTTTGGTTTCCAACGTCAGAAGATTTTAGATTCTGACGAAAGGTTTCAAAATATATGGCTACACTGGAAGAATATCTATCCCAAATCAAAGATCTGACGATCGTTCCGCCAGTCTTACTTTCCGTACTATCCCTAGATGATGATAATGAACTTTCTTTTGGTGAACTGGAAAAAAAAGTCCAATCAGACCAAGTGCTTGTAGCTCGACTTCTAAAATTGGCCAATTCACCTTTTTTCTCTCGTGGCAATCCAGTCGCCAATATGAAACAAGTGATCACACGTCTCGGATTCAAAACCGTTCGAAGTATGGTTGCAATGTCCATGACAGACTCACTTTTTAGCCAAGGTAATTATAAAAAATTTCGAGATGAAGTGTGGGACCATTCCGTTGCAAAAGGAATTTTCGCTCAGATTTTATGTGAAGAGAAAAAACTGAAAAAAGAAGCAGAACTTGCTATCACGTGTGGTCTCATGCAAGACCTCGGAAGAATTGTTTTAAACACAATTGATCGAAAAAAATATGTCGAAGTATTAACAGAATTTCAAACATCTGATACTAGTCTTTTATCCCTTGAGAAAAAAGCATTCGGAGTGGATTCCTATGAAATGGGAAATGCTGCCGCAAAACTTTGGAAAATGCCAAATATCATTATCTCTTCGATTGAAGATTTATCAAAACCAGTCAAAGAACAGTCAACTCTCGGACAAATCATTGGATTGGCAGGTGTGATTTCCAAACTGACAGGACACGGAAAACAAGAACCAAACACATTGGAAATATTTGAAGAGTATATATCCGTTTTACAACTTGAAATTGAAGATCATAAAATCTATCTAACCGCAAAAGACGAAAAACTGAAAACAAATGAATTGTATCAGTTTTGTAGTACGTTGTAGAAACGAAAAAGTATTAGATTGGCTTCACGCTGAGGATACGGTGTAACCCTTCTTTCCCTTTGATTTTGACCGGTTCCAATTCTTCATATCGATATTTTTTTGAATATTCTTCAGGGAGATGATTGTATAAACCCTCGGAAACGTACACGTGCATTGGTTTTGCCATCGATTCCAAACGACTGGCCATATTGACAGTATCCCCCACTGCAGTATAAGATAACTTTTGAAAAGAACCAACATTGCCGACAATTGCTTTTCCTGATGCAACACCAATTCCTATTTGAGGAGTGAATCCATAGATCTGGTTCCATTTTGGTTGCCATAACTCAAAAACTTGCAACATTTCCAATGCACAGTCTAAAGCATTTTGCCTGTGATCTTCCTGGAAAACGGGAGCGCCAAACAAACACATAATGGAATCACCAATGTATTTATCGATCATTCCACCATAACCTAAAATCACTTCCGTCATGGCTGTAAAATATTCATTTAGAAAAGAGATAACTTCTTCAGGCTTCATTTTTTCGGATAAGGTTGTATAACCCCGAATATCAGAAAATAATACGGATACTTCTTGCTCCCTTCCTTTTTGGTCTAGCGACAAAGTATTATTCATTAAACTTTCAACAATGATAGGATCAACATACATCCCAAACACGTTTTGCATTTTCTTTTTTTCGAACTCTAAGTTTAATTTTTCTTCATATTCTTTTTCGAGTTCTTTCTTAAACTTTTTCACCATCGTATTCAAATCTTGAATTTCCGATTGGTTCATACCGTAAAGGTCTTGAAAACGTTTCAAACTATCATCCATTTGAATGGATACAACTTTTTTGCGATAAATTTCTCTAAATAAATTTCGAAACCTATGTTCTAAAATATTTTTCTTTAACCTTCGTTTGCTGAAGTATTCATTGATTCCAAGCTGAAATGCATGAATCGGTAGTTGTTTACCTTCCGCTTTGGTAAAAACTACGACAGGAAGTTCGGATGGCCCAGCCATATCCATAATTTTTTCCAATATGTCTTCGGAAGATTCTTGTAATTCAGGAAATTGAATTTCCGTAATGAGAAGATCGTATTGAACTTTCTTAATTTCTTCGGCGCCGTTTTCAAAAACAGATCGCCAGGTCAAATCAATATAATCACCAAACCACTCGACTAAAAGTTGGGAAATAGTATCATACGATTTCTTTTGCGGTTCTAAAACCAACACTCTAACAATTTCTTCTTTTTCTAAATCCACGGTTCTTATGTTTCACTCTCTAAAAATTTCTGAAGTGCCTCTTGGAATTGGAAGGAAAATCTGCCTAAAAGCAAACGGAAAGCTTGTAAAATTACATCTGGTCTAGGGGGATCTCCTGAAATAAAGAGGTCTGGTTCCTTTGGTCTTTTGCCTAATGGGAAAAGTCCACCACTCACTGCCTCCGTTCCGCAGGCAATCAGAGCTTTGGGTTCGCTCATCACATCCCAAGTGGTTTGCAAAGGTGCCTCCATATTGGCACTGATGGGGCCAGAATAGACAATAGCATCCGCGTGTTTCGGACTTGCAACACAACGAATTCCCTCACTTTCGGAATCAAACACAGAATTGAAGGATGCATTGAGTTCCGATTCCACTGTATTGTTTCCGCCTGCAGCTACTTCCCGATACAAAAACCCACGTTTTTTGGATAATGTTCGAAACCTAATTTGATTCTCCGTAAGCGAGCGATTTTGCCTCGGGATTGGGAGCAATTTTCCATTTTGATAGGAAATGTAAAAATCCTCGCGGTGTAATGTGAATGTGTATAGAAATCCTGAATTCCGAAGTTTACCGTCAGGGCAAATATTCACGCAAATCCCACATTGTAAACATTTGCCATAATCAAAATCCAAAAGGTCATTCCCTTTCTTTTGAATGGTTTGCGTGGGACAATTGGTCTCACAGATGTTACAAGCTCCACACTCCTTTTCCCAATTTTTTGTTGGAACTGGTATACCACGATTTGTGGGATGGACATTGGACACTTTGTCAAAGTTGAGTGTGTTTTTTTTCGAGAAAAATTTTCTAAATTCAAAAAGAAAACTCATAAGTCAAATCCAACATAACTTAAATTAAATGATTTATTATTCAATGGGAAATCACCGACCTGTTCACCCCGAACTGCTAACTCAAGTGCATGCCAATTCAAAACCGAGGGGTCACGAATATAAGAATTGGTAACAGTCCCTTTTTCATCGAAATGAATAGCCACAAGTAATGGTCCTCTCCATGCTTCGACGGATGAGTAATACACTCCCGGTTTTATTTTGGAATTAGAAACAATTTGATGAACATTTAAACTCTCTTTTCTCCATAACTTCTCCCAATCCAAATCTTGAATGATCGTTTCGATCCAAGATAGTGATTGTTCAATTTCAGAAAAGCGAATGTACATTCTTGCCCAAACATCACCGTTAAAATGATGGTGCTCTTCGACTAAAGGAAGTGACTTCCAATTTGGATAGTCTGAATCATTTAATCGTAAATCTTCGTTTACTCCGGCCATCCTAGCAACCATACCAACAAATCCAAATTTGTGTACATCAGACTCAGAAATGAAACCACAACCTTGCATCCTTTCTTTTAACGTTGAAATGGATAGAGCCCTTAGAATCTGAGGACGAATTCTCTTTTGGTATACGTTCTTTAATTGTTGGAAAGATTCTTTTGCTTGTTTCCAAGTGATACGTTGATTTAACTCTAACCGTCCTGGCCGAACAACTGATTTACCAAACCGATGCCCTGTCCATGTTTCCATAAGACCAAGGGCAGCTCCCCGATCGGTCACGCAAACTCCATACAATGGATAATAACCAATATCTTCCGAAATTCCACCCAAGTCACCGATGTGAACTGCGATTCGTTCTAATTCAACAAGAATGGAACGAAACAAACGAATTTCTTTCGGAACTTGAAGTTCGTATAGTTCTTCGAAAACTTTGGAAAAAGCCAAACCATAACCAATGCTAGTATCACCTGAAATGACATCCGCATATGGCATCACTTGGTTTATAGACTTATCATTTATGAGTTCTTTGATACCTCTTTTTTGAAAACCCAATCGAATTGTTAAATGAGAAATGACTTCACCATCAACAACAAAACGAAAGTGACCAGGCTCAATGATACCAGCATGGATTGGACCTACTGCATGCGAATAATGACCTTCGGAAAACGGTACTTTTAGTCCATGGTAGAATAAATCTCGAATGATACCCGTTTTCTGATGTAAGGATAAGTTTTTTCCTCTTTGGTCTGTTAAATAATCCTCTTCTTTAAATCCAGAATAATCTTCCGGACCCATATCTTGACCAAAAGAATGTCGAACCAACCAAACTGGGTATTTTGGATCTAAAAGAAAATCAATATTACTTTTTTTAGAAGTTTGTTCTTCCATTATCATTTTTTGATTTTGTAAGAAAAAATCGTAATAAATGCCGTTAAAATTGGTAATTCCAGTGATCTTATTCATAAATATTTTCCAAGCAAAGTAAACATTCCAAGGAGGCCAACCACCAACGTTACAAACAAACTAAACCAAAAAATATAAAAACGTGTTTGCAGAGTTCCATACAATTCATGTTTAAAATTTCTATTTTGTAATCTGATCATGGGTAAAACTTTATTAAGCGCTACAAAGAAGAAAACAGCACCAAGGATTGGGAAAACAAAGAGATAAAACTGTTTTTCTAAGATCGCAATTTCAATAATTTTCAAATCCAAAACAAAAACGGGAGAAAGAGGGAATACAAAAGCAACTAACAACGCAAGTAGATACACGTACAAAGCTTTATGACTTATGTTGGCACCTTCCAATATCTTGGAAATATGGCGTTTCCCTGCGTCCATTCTTAAAATTCCCATTGAAAGAAAGATGAGTAACTTCACAAGAATGGTTGTGGAAAGTAAAAAGTAAAAAATTTCGTCGGAGATATCTAACCATAAAAACAAAGTCAACATTCCCGTGTGAAACAAAGCAACCTTAGCAGAAATTCTACGAATATCATCTCTAGAGACCAACATAAACGTTGCATATAAAATTGTTAAGATTCCAATTAACAATAAACCATTAGAGGCATTGATAAAATGTGGATTTAATTCATTCTCTAACTTAACTAAAGGACGAATGGCAAGCACCACACTCACTGGAACAAAAGAAGCAATCAAAGAAGAGATCTGACTTGGACTTTCAGCATATGTATCACCTACCCAAAAATGATTTGGCACCAACCCCAACTTTCCACTGTATCCATAAATTGTTAACAGAATACCTGTTTCGATAAGAAGTCCTGATTGACCTTCCAACCCTAGTTTCAAGGAAGCAAAATCCAAATTTTGCAGAGGTGTCGAAGCAAAAAGGAGTATAACAATACCTAAAAAAGCTAAACCAAGGGAATACGAATTGATTAGTAAAAATTTCCATCCAACATGAAAGGATCGTTCTGTTCCACTGGACGAAATCAAAAGTGCACCAAACAAGGTAGATGCTTCAATCAATATCCACTTTAATACAATGTTATCAGTAAACCAAGAGTAAAACAAAACTGCAAAAAAACATATCTTAAGGAGACTCCATAACCAAATTCTAGTTTGTCCTTTTGTTGGCGCAAACACGGACACAAAAAAAATCACAAAAAAGGTTATAATTCCGGAAAGATAAAATACTGTGGGCATCATAACTTTCGTTCCTTGATATGCATATGCGGAGAAAGTTGTAAAATTCCGCCAGAGACGATTACGAGAATTGCATCCAAAAATGAACCAAACTCCAAACCAAATGGTAATCCTTTATCCAAAACCATGGTCAAAACAAAAATACCGTTTTCAAAAACGCAAAAGCCAGCAATCAATGCTAACCAATTTCGTCTAACAACAAAACACAAAATCCCAACATAAACTAATAAAATTACATAAATCAAACCAATTTTATGAACAGGTATTGACAAAAGTGATACACCTTCCGTGATTTTCACTGCCAAAACCAAACCAAGAACCATAAATAGTAATGTTGCCAAATAACCAAATCTAGGAGTTGTACTTTCGTTCATCTTAGATTTGTTGGCTGTCCAATTCAATATCCAAGGAGTTAATATTGCTTTAAATAGAACAACAAGAGAAATTAATGAAATCGCATGTTCCCAATCACCTTCATGGGTCTGCACGACTGGAAAAATCAATAAAAATCCTTGTAAACTCAGAAATACAATAATATGACTGAGACGATTTTCAACTAATACTACGATACCAGTTAACAACAATAATAAATAAACAAAATCATATATCATATATTATTCCTAAGAGAGTTTCACCAATGTTCCTAAAATCAAAATCGCAATGAAGGTTAAACCCATAAATTCTGGTATCCATGTCCACTTACGGCGAACACTATTTGCTTCCCAAAAGCCAATCACAATCGCCAGAAAAATTACAGCAGGCAAAATTAAGAATTCACGATTCAAACCATCGAGAGAATTCGTTCTGAATATTTTTGAATGCTCCAAAGCAAGTTTTACTAAAAAAACCAATAAGGCAGAAAGTTTTACTGAACTTGCTAACTCGAAGAATGCCATTTGCCTTCCAGAAGCCTCTAATATCATAGCTTCGTGAACCATCGTTAACTCTAAATGCGTTCTTGGATCGTCAAAGGGAGGCTTTGCTAACTCTGCTAATATCGCAATAAAGGAAAGAATGAGAAATAATGATCCAATGAGGATTCCTTGCGGAGTCTCTGATATTTCAATATGTGATTGTGCAGCGAGTATCATTAAAATAAATGTTGGCTCCACCATTACAGATAACAATATTTCTCGACCTGAAGCCATTCCACCAAACGATGTTGCACCTTCCATTGCAAATCCTATATAAGCAAACCGATAGAGTGCCAAAAAGAACGGAATAAATATAAAAGGAGCCCATTCAAATAGAACTAGCGTCCAAATCATTAATGACGAAAACAAGGCAACTCTCGGAGCTATATGGGATAACGAAGAAACGTTATTGTGCAGAACAGGTACTTTTAAATAGAATTTTTGAAATTCTAAAAAAAACTGAATGATTTTAGGTCCTTTCCTTCCTTGTGTAAAAGCCCTCACTTTTCGCAAAATGCCAGTTAGCAAAAAAGGCAAGACAATAAATAGAACAAACAAATAAGTTAGGTATATATAATGATCCATTTTTTTATCCTTTAAAATTTCCTAGGATCAATAAAGAAAAGATGAAAATTAAAAACATAGAGGAGATTGCAAGATATTTACTTATATCCTCTTCCTTTGCCTGATTTGTAGATGAAACAAACCTAGTTCCAACACTAAAGATAGAAACAAGAAATGAAATTAAAATCTGATCAACTTTTGAATCACCATCTTTATTGATAAAATATCTACCAAGAGAATTATGCAGTGGTTTTGAATACACCGATGGTGGCACAGAAAGTTCATGACCACTATATCCTCCACCACAATCCCAACTTTTCTTTTTTAATGAATTTAACCTCTTCTGATTCCACTTATCATACAAAATAAAGGCTGATATGATTAAAATAGATATCAATGATACAATCGTCATCTGCTGAAACCATTCTATCAATAACACGTCGGCAAAAGGACTGAGCATTGGCAATTGTATGAAGAAAGGTAAAAAAAGAGGAAAGCCTAAGATGACGATAGCCAAACTCGTTAAAGACACATACAGCCAACGTTTTTGATAAATTCCAAATGGAATCATATTCATTTTTTCATTAGGCATAGATAAAAACATATTCATATATAACTTAACATGAGTAAATCCACCTAACACAATCCCAAAGAATATAAAGATCATCGATGGAAGTAGAAAAACAGATCTACCGATTGGTAAATCCAATATTCGGGCATTCAAATAGAAGTAAGTCGCCTCAGAAATAAAACCCAAAGTTCCAGGTAAGACTGCATAACTAAATGTCCCCGCACCCAATAATAACGGAGACAAACCTAAAAGTCGCCCAATTCCTTTTAAAGAATCACTTGAACTCGAATTTACTAAACGAGACACCATACCGATTGAAAACAGCTGATAGGTTTTAGAAAAAGAATGATGAAATAAACTCAAAAAAAACAAGATCCTAAAAGAATTACTCAAATTCATTAAGTCCAAATCACCAGAAAACTGGAACATACCAGTAATTATCAAACATAACCATAAAAAATTTAACGATTCTATGGAACTATAAGCTAATGATATCTTTGGATCTTTATGAAAAAAACTCGTTATCCCTCCAAAAAATATTCCAATAGCAGCTAATGGAAATAAAACTTGATAGATGATCGGATCCAATTGATTTGGAAGCACATATCGGTAATACAATAAGAGAGGAAAAATTTCTAAAACTCCAGCAAAAGCTCCAAGAGCGTGAGATGGGCCACCTTCATTTACTTTCGGTAACCATATATGGAAACCAGAAAAACCAGATTTGATCAATAAACCGATTAACAATAATATTACGCCTATATTATCTCCATCAGGTAACATTACCCAGGCAGATAAAAATAATGCAGAAATTCCAGAGGCTAAGAGCAAAGAACCTAAACTTTCAATTTGTTTTTTGCCATATTCTGTTCCGGAATAAATCAAAATTGTCGAGAAAGAAGTGATTTCTAATGCGATCGGTAATAACAACGATTTTCCAGAAAGATAACATAAACCCAAAGCAGACCAGAAGATCGCATAACCTAAAGTTACTTTATTTTTTTCTTTCGGTTCATAAGACTGAACAAGCATAAAGGAAGAGAATCCAATGTATGCTTGAATCACAAGTCCAACTAAAATCGGGAAATCAACCGACAATATATCTTGATTCGTGCTTAAAAAAATAACAAGCGGGGAAAGTGCCGCAATACCTACTAAGATCGACCGTAGAATCGACTTCTTTTTATCCTCTAACATAAACTACCTCAGAATTAGAATTCAAGGA containing:
- a CDS encoding class I SAM-dependent RNA methyltransferase, whose protein sequence is MDIFFVHPGDELVVEYVKRRPRQRSLKIHEIIRNHNWDLVKCNVFGKCGGCTGQHIPYETQLELKFKPILDSFSKDLGISINPIQKSEIYAYRSRMDFSVFPGPTIGQRQRGNFRNVVPIQECSIQSEWANIALKDVQNVLNEFPEIIWDRRSEEGGLKYLTIRKAQNTKDGILIFTFTDGFESHPLMEKFREKCKSSLGQPSLLFCYNRPKSEVSAVGRPEILRGKASFTEVVLGHQFDVPFDSFFQPNPNGFLPILNFIKERIQAHPNQTLIDLFCGNGFFSLLYGEHFQRIEGYELTESSIEIASRLFTSTYPSKSHQFQVANLFLSTDLLKKKENATLILDPPRAGAGKLVNHWIRDFGPEFVFYVSCNPYSQKEDVRSFLSAYDYVDGILIDPYPHTPHTESVLFFRRKQR
- a CDS encoding SpoIID/LytB domain-containing protein is translated as MKKRTSILFFCIVILGQIGCASVMVSNWAPDESNFKSRPVRVLLGYASDEEIFKTSGEIIVKDANELTIKKAYDFLSLNPTAIKAPISIHSNAEWIDYKGVSYRGSILLKPIGGKVFIINVVPVELYLLSVVPSEVSASWPKEALKAQAICARTYVVKEMLNRKKQEFDVDTSTNTQVYKGKNKEHKNTTEAVFETEGLILIHKGQPIQSFFHSNAGGYTEDPANVWGNPIEYLKPVPSEYDKDGDQYSWEEKWKTDFINNSLRDLGVGEIQDIIVASRFPTSRVNELEIIGTSGTKRIKATEFRKKMGATKLKSTRFGIRKEDSGDFYVKGLGSGHGVGMSQWGSFAMAKSQFNHKEILQHYFKGIEFARIVAR
- a CDS encoding HDOD domain-containing protein, yielding MATLEEYLSQIKDLTIVPPVLLSVLSLDDDNELSFGELEKKVQSDQVLVARLLKLANSPFFSRGNPVANMKQVITRLGFKTVRSMVAMSMTDSLFSQGNYKKFRDEVWDHSVAKGIFAQILCEEKKLKKEAELAITCGLMQDLGRIVLNTIDRKKYVEVLTEFQTSDTSLLSLEKKAFGVDSYEMGNAAAKLWKMPNIIISSIEDLSKPVKEQSTLGQIIGLAGVISKLTGHGKQEPNTLEIFEEYISVLQLEIEDHKIYLTAKDEKLKTNELYQFCSTL
- a CDS encoding adenylate/guanylate cyclase domain-containing protein → MDLEKEEIVRVLVLEPQKKSYDTISQLLVEWFGDYIDLTWRSVFENGAEEIKKVQYDLLITEIQFPELQESSEDILEKIMDMAGPSELPVVVFTKAEGKQLPIHAFQLGINEYFSKRRLKKNILEHRFRNLFREIYRKKVVSIQMDDSLKRFQDLYGMNQSEIQDLNTMVKKFKKELEKEYEEKLNLEFEKKKMQNVFGMYVDPIIVESLMNNTLSLDQKGREQEVSVLFSDIRGYTTLSEKMKPEEVISFLNEYFTAMTEVILGYGGMIDKYIGDSIMCLFGAPVFQEDHRQNALDCALEMLQVFELWQPKWNQIYGFTPQIGIGVASGKAIVGNVGSFQKLSYTAVGDTVNMASRLESMAKPMHVYVSEGLYNHLPEEYSKKYRYEELEPVKIKGKEGLHRILSVKPI
- a CDS encoding 4Fe-4S dicluster domain-containing protein, with product MSFLFEFRKFFSKKNTLNFDKVSNVHPTNRGIPVPTKNWEKECGACNICETNCPTQTIQKKGNDLLDFDYGKCLQCGICVNICPDGKLRNSGFLYTFTLHREDFYISYQNGKLLPIPRQNRSLTENQIRFRTLSKKRGFLYREVAAGGNNTVESELNASFNSVFDSESEGIRCVASPKHADAIVYSGPISANMEAPLQTTWDVMSEPKALIACGTEAVSGGLFPLGKRPKEPDLFISGDPPRPDVILQAFRLLLGRFSFQFQEALQKFLESET
- a CDS encoding hydrogenase-4 subunit E; the encoded protein is MNKITGITNFNGIYYDFFLQNQKMIMEEQTSKKSNIDFLLDPKYPVWLVRHSFGQDMGPEDYSGFKEEDYLTDQRGKNLSLHQKTGIIRDLFYHGLKVPFSEGHYSHAVGPIHAGIIEPGHFRFVVDGEVISHLTIRLGFQKRGIKELINDKSINQVMPYADVISGDTSIGYGLAFSKVFEELYELQVPKEIRLFRSILVELERIAVHIGDLGGISEDIGYYPLYGVCVTDRGAALGLMETWTGHRFGKSVVRPGRLELNQRITWKQAKESFQQLKNVYQKRIRPQILRALSISTLKERMQGCGFISESDVHKFGFVGMVARMAGVNEDLRLNDSDYPNWKSLPLVEEHHHFNGDVWARMYIRFSEIEQSLSWIETIIQDLDWEKLWRKESLNVHQIVSNSKIKPGVYYSSVEAWRGPLLVAIHFDEKGTVTNSYIRDPSVLNWHALELAVRGEQVGDFPLNNKSFNLSYVGFDL
- a CDS encoding proton-conducting transporter membrane subunit, giving the protein MMPTVFYLSGIITFFVIFFVSVFAPTKGQTRIWLWSLLKICFFAVLFYSWFTDNIVLKWILIEASTLFGALLISSSGTERSFHVGWKFLLINSYSLGLAFLGIVILLFASTPLQNLDFASLKLGLEGQSGLLIETGILLTIYGYSGKLGLVPNHFWVGDTYAESPSQISSLIASFVPVSVVLAIRPLVKLENELNPHFINASNGLLLIGILTILYATFMLVSRDDIRRISAKVALFHTGMLTLFLWLDISDEIFYFLLSTTILVKLLIFLSMGILRMDAGKRHISKILEGANISHKALYVYLLALLVAFVFPLSPVFVLDLKIIEIAILEKQFYLFVFPILGAVFFFVALNKVLPMIRLQNRNFKHELYGTLQTRFYIFWFSLFVTLVVGLLGMFTLLGKYL
- a CDS encoding formate hydrogenase is translated as MIYDFVYLLLLLTGIVVLVENRLSHIIVFLSLQGFLLIFPVVQTHEGDWEHAISLISLVVLFKAILTPWILNWTANKSKMNESTTPRFGYLATLLFMVLGLVLAVKITEGVSLLSIPVHKIGLIYVILLVYVGILCFVVRRNWLALIAGFCVFENGIFVLTMVLDKGLPFGLEFGSFLDAILVIVSGGILQLSPHMHIKERKL
- a CDS encoding NADH-quinone oxidoreductase subunit H, translating into MDHYIYLTYLFVLFIVLPFLLTGILRKVRAFTQGRKGPKIIQFFLEFQKFYLKVPVLHNNVSSLSHIAPRVALFSSLMIWTLVLFEWAPFIFIPFFLALYRFAYIGFAMEGATSFGGMASGREILLSVMVEPTFILMILAAQSHIEISETPQGILIGSLFLILSFIAILAELAKPPFDDPRTHLELTMVHEAMILEASGRQMAFFELASSVKLSALLVFLVKLALEHSKIFRTNSLDGLNREFLILPAVIFLAIVIGFWEANSVRRKWTWIPEFMGLTFIAILILGTLVKLS